A region of Anolis carolinensis isolate JA03-04 unplaced genomic scaffold, rAnoCar3.1.pri scaffold_7, whole genome shotgun sequence DNA encodes the following proteins:
- the ajm1 gene encoding apical junction component 1 homolog, whose protein sequence is MTRTDPPDILVSTVCPDIRVSATAPSLPAASAGRPSRPCETPMSSFRQTQEPQPFNKRHCRSFDFLESLDGDGDVVPAASPAMERLFRRAPTPEPSSAPAARKPSTKAALMEEYSASKAHSRGREPPKEQALRPTEAKRRPRSKSAPRSKPSFAPVAVPLTATQSPPAPVRRGREAHRTPQEEASPPRREAGYTSMKALMSEVHPIKLQPQRSSRAGGGGSRISPLCVSGANCYEEAPQAPLPPAVHVKRRMDIKPDEATVLHAARTATAAKPSYGEAPLAWPLRPASTAHQSLTVPSSRQVSMSRTPTPSDTYSGDHRMLPPFPADHFYDGIPVPPEAGSVPYAPYVPTKFFYTEESTGGGGSFPLKGSGYEGYAPHYGPPVLPPPQAIYAEEPPLQSSFHPIPGRRFFMEDGRAHYPVQEAPARSYYGDDPRFYPSRTVPVNTVYAEDPRAFPAVASSPRVFYAEDYGKYHEREAMSRTYPHPRSAPHVSEWYYPDRGVALPYQTWQVSRMPPQPPPAPNPPTMLSSWHAGYSVGPTPRLGTDAQRHYSKSWDNILAPHARREDPLARGRSYENLLARDPHRALSPDDRRPPVVVNLSSSPKRYAALSLSENSLLEKMHGPDGVSVGRHGWFVTPEITITDNDIRAGNGFCKGDRRSASWDVLDSGEGRERGCGPTWPYVLDPGAKESATRQRSLEQLDELITDLVIDYKPPSLCPSSEVSNLAEQLRKLISDSLALPPKKPESWKAPEPLPTKEQPGRSAFHAELRKDQGRWPADAFERPANPSAADVSPELSPDEDEGDEDEGGNVMMCSNAKCRRTETMFNACLYFKSCHSCYTYYCSRHCRREDWDTHKESCVYGRVGSTCRHVLQFCRESAAVHKAFSRVAKVGFLSRGRGVLFLGFPSAGSAENFLQFGLESLLMSPTYLSLRELEGYSDNLGDYARELREAGQRYDPEECFLLNVTVAVGQGLPEGPSPKAPVPTVRKFAKVALASSASPERAQGGAPPRRKDAMETLILTPPPGTADLDQEGEEGRKARQVCFIHIQRELRTRGVFLRHEFPAVYERLCAFVEGGRRFTPTTIYPLDKRTGKPFMCMIMAASEPRTLDWVASPHLLDDLM, encoded by the coding sequence ATGACCCGAACGGACCCTCCTGACATCCTGGTCTCGACGGTGTGTCCGGATATCCGCGTCTCCGcgaccgccccctccctccccgccgCCTCTGCCGGCCGGCCCTCCAGGCCATGCGAGACCCCCATGTCGTCCTTCCGGCAAACCCAGGAGCCCCAGCCCTTTAACAAACGCCACTGCCGCAGCTTCGACTTCTTGGAGTCCCTCGACGGCGACGGCGACGTGGTCCCAGCCGCCTCTCCGGCCATGGAGCGCCTCTTCCGCAGGGCCCCCACGCCGGAGCCCTCCTCCGCCCCCGCCGCCCGGAAGCCGTCCACAAAGGCCGCTCTGATGGAGGAGTACTCGGCCAGCAAGGCCCACTCCCGAGGGAGGGAGCCCCCCAAGGAGCAGGCCCTGCGGCCGACGGAGGCCAAGCGCCGGCCCCGCTCCAAGAGCGCCCCCCGCTCCAAGCCCTCCTTCGCCCCGGTGGCCGTGCCCCTAACGGCCACCCAGTCCCCGCCGGCCCCAGTCCGGAGAGGCCGCGAGGCCCACCGGACGCCCCAAGAAGAGGCCTCTCCGCCCCGGAGAGAGGCTGGCTACACCTCCATGAAGGCCCTCATGAGCGAGGTGCACCCCATCAAGCTCCAGCCCCAGCGCAGTAGCCGAGCGGGTGGCGGAGGGAGCCGCATCTCCCCGCTCTGCGTCTCTGGTGCCAACTGCTATGAGGAGGCCCCCCAAGCTCCCCTGCCCCCCGCTGTCCACGTCAAGCGGCGGATGGACATCAAGCCGGATGAGGCCACTGTCCTGCACGCCGCCCGCACTGCCACTGCCGCCAAGCCCAGTTATGGGGAGGCCCCTTTGGCCTGGCCGCTGCGCCCAGCGTCCACTGCCCACCAAAGCCTCACCGTGCCCAGCAGCCGGCAGGTGTCCATGTCCCGGACCCCAACTCCCAGTGACACCTACAGCGGGGACCACCGGATGCTGCCCCCGTTCCCTGCTGACCACTTCTATGACGGGATCCCCGTTCCGCCGGAAGCGGGTTCCGTGCCCTACGCCCCTTACGTGCCAACCAAGTTCTTCTACACTGAGGAGTCCACCGGCGGTGGAGGCAGTTTCCCACTGAAGGGCTCTGGCTATGAGGGGTATGCACCCCATTACGGGCCCCCCGTCCTCCCTCCGCCCCAGGCGATTTACGCAGAGGAGCCCCCTTTGCAGAGCAGCTTTCACCCCATTCCGGGAAGAAGGTTCTTTATGGAGGACGGCCGAGCGCATTACCCAGTCCAAGAGGCCCCTGCTCGCAGCTACTACGGCGATGACCCCCGCTTCTACCCCTCCCGGACGGTCCCCGTGAACACCGTTTATGCCGAGGACCCCCGGGCCTTTCCCGCCgtggcatccagcccccgggtCTTCTACGCAGAGGACTACGGGAAATACCATGAGCGGGAAGCCATGTCCCGGACCTACCCACATCCCCGGAGCGCCCCCCACGTCAGCGAATGGTATTACCCCGACCGGGGGGTCGCCCTGCCCTATCAGACGTGGCAGGTGTCCCGCATGCCTCCACAGCCACCCCCGGCACCAAACCCGCCCACCATGCTGTCCTCGTGGCATGCTGGCTACAGTGTTGGTCCCACTCCCCGGCTGGGCACAGACGCGCAGCGGCACTACTCCAAGTCGTGGGACAACATCCTGGCGCCTCATGCACGCCGGGAGGACCCCCTCGCGCGTGGGCGCAGCTATGAGAACCTCCTGGCCCGTGACCCGCACCGTGCCTTGTCCCCTGACGACCGCCGCCCACCCGTCGTGGTCAATCTCTCCAGCTCGCCCAAGCGCTACGCCGCCCTCTCGCTGTCAGAGAACTCCCTCCTGGAGAAGATGCACGGTCCGGATGGCGTCAGTGTCGGGCGCCATGGGTGGTTCGTCACCCCGGAGATCACCATCACAGACAACGACATCCGTGCCGGCAACGGGTTCTGCAAGGGTGACCGGCGCTCGGCCAGCTGGGATGTCCTGGATTCAGGGGAGGGGCGGGAGAGGGGCTGCGGCCCGACGTGGCCGTACGTCTTGGACCCCGGGGCCAAAGAGAGCGCCACCCGGCAGCGCAGCCTGGAGCAGCTGGACGAGCTGATCACCGACCTGGTCATCGACTACAAGCCTCCCTCTCTCTGCCCGTCCAGCGAGGTGAGCAACCTGGCGGAACAGCTCCGGAAGCTGATCAGCGACAGCTTGGCCTTGCCACCGAAGAAGCCGGAGTCGTGGAAAGCGCCAGAGCCGCTGCCCACCAAGGAGCAGCCGGGGCGGAGTGCCTTCCACGCGGAATTGCGCAAGGACCAGGGCCGGTGGCCGGCGGACGCCTTCGAGAGGCCTGCCAACCCGTCTGCGGCGGACGTTTCGCCGGAGCTGAGCCCCGACGAGGACGAGGGCGACGAGGACGAGGGCGGCAACGTGATGATGTGCTCCAACGCCAAGTGCCGCCGGACGGAGACCATGTTCAACGCCTGCCTGTACTTCAAGTCCTGCCACAGCTGCTACACCTACTACTGCTCCCGGCACTGCCGCCGCGAGGACTGGGACACCCACAAGGAGAGCTGCGTCTACGGCCGGGTGGGCAGCACCTGCCGCCACGTGCTGCAGTTCTGCCGGGAGAGCGCCGCCGTGCACAAGGCCTTCTCCCGCGTGGCCAAGGTGGGCTTCCTCTCCCGGGGCCGCGGGGTCCTCTTCCTGGGCTTCCCCAGCGCCGGCTCGGCCGAGAACTTCCTCCAGTTCGGCCTGGAGAGCCTCCTCATGTCGCCCACCTACCTGTCCCTGCGGGAGCTGGAGGGCTACTCGGACAACCTGGGGGACTACGCGCGGGAGCTGCGGGAGGCCGGCCAGCGCTACGACCCCGAGGAGTGCTTCCTGCTGAACGTGACTGTGGCCGTGGGGCAGGGCCTGCCCGAGGGGCCCTCCCCGAAGGCCCCGGTGCCCACCGTCCGCAAGTTCGCCAAGGTGGCCCTGGCCTCCTCCGCCAGCCCCGAGAGGGCCCAGGGGGGCGCCCCACCCCGCCGGAAGGACGCCATGGAGACCCTGATCCTGACCCCGCCCCCTGGGACGGCCGACCTGGACCAGGAGGGCGAGGAGGGGCGCAAGGCCCGGCAGGTCTGCTTCATCCACATCCAGCGCGAGCTGCGCACCCGCGGGGTCTTCCTGCGCCACGAGTTCCCCGCCGTCTACGAGCGGCTCTGCGCCTTCGTGGAGGGCGGCCGGCGCTTCACCCCCACCACCATCTACCCCCTGGACAAGCGGACCGGCAAGCCCTTCATGTGCATGATCATGGCCGCCTCCGAGCCCCGCACCCTGGACTGGGTGGCCAGCCCCCACCTCCTGGACGACCTCATGTGA